The stretch of DNA CCATGTCAGCGCTCATGATCGCAGACTGGGGTTGTCGCTCAAGCAGCAGGAGGCCGAACCCAAACGGTCTGCCCGTGGGGATGCCAAGACGCAGTCTGGCCCGGCGGCTGGGAGCAACCTGGGCGATTTGATCCGGCAGAAGATGGAAGAGGATGTCGAGTAATTCGCATTTCAGCCAGCGACATCCGTTCATTTTTGGATTTTCGCTTATGATGCTGGCCATGGTCCTCATTTTGGGGGCCATGGCCGCTTTTCATTTTTGGTTTTTAAACGATGACACGATCGATTCGCGGTTTTCGTTCGGTGGGGATCGGATCGGAGTTGTTCATCTTCGAGGCTTCATATCCGGTTCCCGGGACGTGAACGATTGGATCGAGTCACTCGAGCAAGATGACAAGATTCGAGGTGTAGTTCTGCGGATAGACTCCCCTGGGGGGGCTGTGGCCCCGTCTCAGGAGATGTTCTCGGCTGTCCGGAGACTGGCCGCGACGAAGCCTGTCTATGTCTCCATGGGAAGCGTGGCGGCTTCGGGTGGGTACTACGTGGCTTGCGGAGGAACCAAGCTCTGGGCCAACCGGGCGACGTTGACTGGAAGCATAGGGGTCAAGGCCCAGCTGACCGACATGCAGGATCTTTTGTCGAAGATCGGAATTCGGGAGCAAACCGTGACCAGCGGGGACCTCAAGAACACTGGAACGGTCTTCAGACCTATGAACGAGAAGGAGCGGTCATACATGCAGGGTCTGGTGGACGATATCCACGAGCAGTTCGTGTCCGACATCGCCGAATCTAGAAAAATGTCCCGGGAAGACTTGTTGCCGTATGCCGACGGACGGGCCATGACCGGAATGCAGGCGCATAGGGCCGGCTTGGTGGACGAGTTGGGAGGATTCGACGACGTGGTCCTGGCCCTGGGCCGGGATCTTGGCATGGAACCAGACTTCACGTTGGTCGAGGGGCCAATCAAGCCAAAATCTTTGATTAACAGACTGGCTGGGGTTCTGGAGCTGGCCGAGAACTTGCTCCTCCTGGGG from Deltaproteobacteria bacterium encodes:
- the sppA gene encoding signal peptide peptidase SppA, which encodes MSSNSHFSQRHPFIFGFSLMMLAMVLILGAMAAFHFWFLNDDTIDSRFSFGGDRIGVVHLRGFISGSRDVNDWIESLEQDDKIRGVVLRIDSPGGAVAPSQEMFSAVRRLAATKPVYVSMGSVAASGGYYVACGGTKLWANRATLTGSIGVKAQLTDMQDLLSKIGIREQTVTSGDLKNTGTVFRPMNEKERSYMQGLVDDIHEQFVSDIAESRKMSREDLLPYADGRAMTGMQAHRAGLVDELGGFDDVVLALGRDLGMEPDFTLVEGPIKPKSLINRLAGVLELAENLLLLGNSFQSTCTETLP